GTGGTTATTATAAGTCTTGTTCTAGTACAGTCAGAACATGTATAAAGACTGATGAGTTTCAAGAGAGGATTCATCACCTATCATGAGATGATAGCGATCTCCTGTGCATTCTGATGTGTGTTGTGCTCTCGGGAGTCTGGGTGATCAAATAGGAAAGTGTTTTTCTATGTTGATCAAGTGGAGAAACATAATCAGAATATTAAGCATAAATGTCTAGTCCTGGATCGAAATCGATGACCAATACCATGCCCTAGATTAATACCGAGTGATGGGCGATGGAAGGATAATACCGGTATGGCACTCGGTAGCCTTAAAGTTTACGTTATTTTCACCTATtttctagtgtcatggaccattgctagacgatCACCCATAGTGATGGGTGCTTACAGATTAAGTGTTACTCAAAAgcgattaattaaattatctagtgtaataatatttgcCAATTAAATTATCTGTTGACACAaacccaagtctagttgagggtgaatctacaaaatcacaaaaaacaCTACTCAAGGAAAAAGTAGAactaattatgaattaattatagaatgaatgaattaatttaaagagtttaaattaattcaaaagatTAATTGATGTGATCATTTAAACCGGAAAACCCATGTGATAGGAagcccaaaattttattaatgagattaattaaatttgagttaggtttaattattttgatgagatcaattttaattgaaccagatgaattaattatagttttgaCTTGGTAATGTAATGAGATTAAATAATCGAGTTAGACTCAATTATTtgatggattaattaattgggctaTGAGCTaggatttatttgataagatcaaataaattctatttggGTTTTTAAGAATTGATTGGATTACTTCTAAGGAGGCCCAATCATATggatttactttatttttgaattaagcccaatataatatatatatatatgtgtagccttaacttgtatatatatatatatatatatatatttatatgtgatatatatatgtatatatatgaggaTGTAAGGATGAGAGAGTTATTACTTGAATACTTGTGATACTAATAGATAGTGTACTATGGAGACACACATTGTACCTATTTTTGACTTGACATGCAATGTATACATGTATACATACAACAAGTACATGACATGTCCCTTGTGTGTGTATAGTATATAAACTTGTGTACATGTCATTTTGTATAtgatacaaaaagaaaaaaaacactcATACTTATCATCTTGACCTTTCTATTCtccctctcttttctctttatttttgttctttttgaaCTAGTTTCAAGTTAGAATAAAGTCCTCTTGAGTTTGATTTACTGAGTTAATAGTATAAGCAAACCTCTTATACTACATACACTTTACCTCAAGCAAGGTCTGTTATAGACCACTTTGTGTTGTAGTGTGTGTTCGACGTAGAGGAGGTCTCGTAGTCTTTGCTTGAGCACACGGTTAAGAGAAAAGCTTGAAGAAAGTCTTCAAATcgaaaaggtaaaatttcgTAATTACATTTCCGTCAGTATTTGTTACAATAGCCACTTGTTTTATGCTTGTTGAGTTCTGAATGCGTGGGATTAAGGAACTAGTTCCCTTTCggtttaaaatataaatatgcttattttcatGCTTTCGTTGCATTCTTGCCAAGTCCCGGACCATATTGATTCTTTCATTAACATCATTGGATTTTCtaattgattcaattttattttattttttatgttcattattaaagaaaaacaacaacatcctatatatagaaatgtcactaaaagggataattacaccgcCCTCTTCTAAGGTTTGGTGCAACTACAcgtaaattttctgtaatttgaaaaattatatcccttgagatttatttcgatataaataagtttagtTGTTAGTTACAATTCACTGAATCTACTGATATCagccaaaaattatataaaaatccatatttgcccctcgattgatttattataggttaaacaaatcttttctgaTCAAACTACCTCAGTAAGGGTGATAATATCCCTCTTCATATacattaatgtgtgaaaatatattaaggtagtttggttataaaaatatttgtttcactTGTAATATGTCAATcgggggtaaatatagatttctttcaaactttttgttaatatctaaaatttggtgaattttgataatggaggaacctatttgttagacaagaATAAATCTCAGaggtactagatgtaatttatcaaattataagagtttacatataattacaccaaattttgaGGGAGCGTGGTGTAAtccttataaaaatttaaggtatatttttaattagagataattacaccacCTTCCCCTAAGGTTTGAGGGAGCGTGGTGTAAtccttataaaaatttaaggtatatttttaattagagataattacaccacCTTCCCCTAAGGTTTGAGGGAGCGTGGTGTAAtccttataaaaatttaaggtatatttttaattagagataattacaccacCTTCCcctaaggtttggtgtaattatataaaaaccTTCTATggttagaaaattacatctactatacctaatgtttgtttttgtccaataaataaatttatttgtcagttaaaattcaccaaatttattgatattagccaaacaaaacaaaactaaaattcatatttacctccGATGGACTTATTAAAAACTAACTTATTgtagattaaaataaatcttttttgacTAAACTACCTATACATCTTGACACATTAATCATCTGAGGAGGTACATCTTCACCCTTATAATGGTACtttggtttgaaaaaatttatttgacctacagtaatttgtaataagtcaatcgtggataaatatgaattttcatgcaatattttttgttaatatcaataaatttagtgaattgtGGCTAATAGAAGGATCTATTTATTGGATGGAAACAAACATCCAAggatattagatgtaatttttcaaatcacaataaattttacgtataattacactaaacttcATGCAACACAAGATCAATAACTAGTTATAACTTAAAAGTGGAACCACATGTGGTACAAACATAAATAGGACATTAATGTGTGATATATAGAAGATCCGTTACCAGTTGTCTCTAGATAGAACTCCCCATATATCtgagaaaaattcaaataattcaacCCTAACCCTTTCTGTTTTTGcatgtaattacatattatgTTACGTACACTAATTAACaccattattaaatataatttattaattatgattgcATTAATTGGTGTTTAATTTCGGTATGGGAATAAATGTACAAGATTAAGGTGTGATTTAGTCTCAAACTTTCTTTGAGAAGATGCAACTGTTCTTTGGTAATAAGGCCAAGTTCTTTCTCGGGTTCGGGCCTTCATGATTCGGACTTATTTCATCTTTCTCGGGTTCGGGCCTTCATGATTCGGGCTTATATCATCTTTCTCTTCCATGCAGTCTTCTTCTGATGAGGGTATTATACTACTGCTCTcctttatacatataattatagtcGCAAAATATAGAGTGAGTTGTAATATTGATCCCACATATAGAGTGATATgcattatcaattattttcagaaatcGTTTGAGCAAATTGCCATAACTCATTCAGCAGGTAAACTAACGGCCACATATAATGCACGTTatctttttatcaatttttctacGATGGAATTAACGTTTTAGTATTTTCCTAAAGAGTCGaaataatattgtttatttcaaagaaatatagaattaatattgcaaattatcctatattttagaaccaaaattataattttctcgcAGCCCCTTCTAAGCAACGTTAAATGAAACAATCCTAATATGGTAAGTGGCAAGAAACGAAGAGTAACAGAATCCAACAACatactttaaatatttgttccCCATGATacatttaactatatataccaattaaatttgaaataatgttCACATATTTTGGTCACACATcacttacaatttttaaaaaaataaataaagaataccCCTATTGCATCTTATATAGCAACATACAGTAAGATTTAAAAACTAGCCCTTcaatgcatatatatgtaaaaacaCATAAAGTACAATTGatgtataaattaaactattgtGTCGCATCCCACCCTACTACGGTAAGTCACAAAAATTTGTGCAGCACCATAATGCGCCAACGCACCCATGACCACGAACACATGGAAGATTTGATGGCTATGGCCGGTGAGATCGAACCACCCGGGCCTCCAACGCTCGGGTATCCGGCTGATGTAAAACACGGTACCTATCAAGTATGAGAGAGCCATGATCCCCTCATAGGCTAAAGTCACGTTTCGATGTGGATCATCCCAGTTGAGCACGAGGGCATGGATGGCTGGAATCAGGCCGAACAACCCCATGGACACAAAAAGCAAGGCACGGAACGAACGGTACTTCCCGGATGAGAGAGCAGGGGAGAGTAAGGTGATGATGGTGCATATCCCCATCAACGTGATGCCGGTGAGGTAGACGATTTGCCAGTGTGGGGTGCACTGGAAGACGTAGTATATCGGAGGGAAGAAGGACGTGATTATCATGATGGTAATGCCGACGTAGTCCATATGGAGGAGGTGTAGATTGAGGCTGCGCGAGTGGCAGGGGTGGAGGTAGATTGAGGCTGCGCGAGTGGCAGGAGAAGAGATGGCAGATGGTGCTGGAGAGGAGGCAGAACATGGAACCACATAGGAAGACATAAAATGGCCAGTGTGTGGTGGGAAGTTCAGGGGAGGTTATGTCCATTTTGAGGTTGGGTTCTTGCTTCAGGTCTAGTAATTGTGTTGGCCCCTGTTGAAGACAAGGATTTGAAGTTACATATGTTTGATGTCTGATTTTCACAAAAGAAGATCAGAAAACATATTGATTATGGGAAAGTATGCTCACCAGGGAAAAGTTCTTAGAGATGTAAGCTTCTGCACTTGATGGGAATTGTCTGCACAACAATTTAAAGCACCATATTTCAGTgttcaaatatatatcatagtttttaaatcaattaaaatactgTTACTATAACTCCCGGTACATAATACATcgatatttctaaattaatcgATAAATTCGAAGTAAATATAGGAACAACATACTACtattatatagtatagattaatggaggagactcttgTGGTCAACTTCTGTACTCACTCTGTTTCTAGTTATACAAACCAAACTCGTACTTACTCATCggactattatatatttcactacgatataagtaaaaaaaaatttcaaataaattgattaaaagataataaaccgatatatagatatactttttgtctcataacttggatgatttgatatttatttaattttttaaggtaGCATTTTTGTTCTGcatctttttagtttttacaattttagtctttttgtTTGTCGGAACACCTCTACCGACGAGAAGGATGAACGTTGGCAAAAAAAGATTGAGATAGCGtaaattaaaaagacaaaGATACTGACAGAAATGGACCAATAAGAACAAAAgcctcaattttaaaatatcaagtgtaagtaaaaatttaaaggataaaaataccaaattatcTAAATTACGGAATAAAAAAAGCATTGAAGccaaatattatatagtgAGAATGAGAAATATTCACTTATTGCGTGAGAAATTCTAGTACTTATTTCAATGAGGCCTACTTCAGTTGGTGAAGTTGAGGCCCCATCACAAGGTCATCGGTTTGAACCCCATCAATACGTGG
This Sesamum indicum cultivar Zhongzhi No. 13 linkage group LG5, S_indicum_v1.0, whole genome shotgun sequence DNA region includes the following protein-coding sequences:
- the LOC105162147 gene encoding heptahelical transmembrane protein 1 → MRSKKNSMIRNSDSGSVWRRKKIVMDQDKSCLGTAPDQTNTTQKKIDGRNGSGGRSCSYPLLSFHQLPDYMKDNEYILDYYRAHWPIKEALFSLFTWHNETLNVWTHLVGFLLFLGLTVANVVEVSQVVDFVTMITGQFPSSAEAYISKNFSLGPTQLLDLKQEPNLKMDITSPELPTTHWPFYVFLCGSMFCLLSSTICHLFSCHSRSLNLHLLHMDYVGITIMIITSFFPPIYYVFQCTPHWQIVYLTGITLMGICTIITLLSPALSSGKYRSFRALLFVSMGLFGLIPAIHALVLNWDDPHRNVTLAYEGIMALSYLIGTVFYISRIPERWRPGWFDLTGHSHQIFHVFVVMGALAHYGAAQIFVTYRSRVGCDTIV